From a single Lolium rigidum isolate FL_2022 chromosome 7, APGP_CSIRO_Lrig_0.1, whole genome shotgun sequence genomic region:
- the LOC124673040 gene encoding serine/arginine-rich-splicing factor SR34-like isoform X2, which yields MSRRWSRTIYVGNLPGDIREREVEDLFYKYGKIVEIDLKVPPRPPGFAFVEFEDPRDAEDAIHGRDGYNFDGNRLRVELAHGGRANSSSIPNSFGGGGGGRRGGVSRHTEYRVLVTGLPSSASWQDLKDHMRKAGDVCFSEVYREGGGTIGIVDYTNYDDMKYAIRKLDDTEFKNAFSRAPIRVKEYAGKNSRSYSRSRSRSRSRSYSRSRSPSKSPKKKPSRRSASRSRSRSVSSHSPAESKGRSPSR from the exons ATGAGTAGGCGCTGGAGCCGGACTATTTACGTTGGGAACCTCCCTGGGGATATCCGGGAGAGGGAGGTGGAAGATCTGTTCTACAAG TATGGAAAGATAGTTGAAATTGACTTGAAGGTCCCCCCAAGGCCACCTGGCTTTGCTTTCGTGGAG TTTGAAGATCCCCGTGATGCTGAAGATGCGATTCATGGTCGAGATGGCTATAACTTTGATGGGAACCGGCTGAGG GTCGAACTTGCACATGGCGGGAGGGCTAACTCTTCATCCATCCCGAACagctttggtggtggtggtggaggacgcCGTGGTGGTGTCTCCAGGCACACGGAATATCGTG TTCTGGTTACTGGACTACCTTCTTCTGCATCATGGCAGGATCTGAAG GACCATATGAGAAAGGCTGGTGATGTTTGTTTCTCTGAGGTTTACCGTGAGGGTGGTG GTACAATAGGAATTGTTGATTATACAAACTATGATGATATGAAGTACGCT ATAAGGAAGCTTGATGATACTGAATTTAAAAACGCCTTCTCTCGGGCGCCTATAAGG GTGAAGGAGTATGCTGGCAAAAACAGTCGCTCCTATTCACGAAGCCGCAGCAGAAGCCGAAGTCGCAGCTACAGCAGAAGCAGGAGTCCAAG CAAGTCTCCAAAGAAAAAACCTTCACGCCGTTCAGCGTCAAGATCTCGGTCGAGATCAGTGTCTTCTCATTCACCAGCAGAGTCAAAGGGACGTTCTCCATCAAG ATGA
- the LOC124674103 gene encoding universal stress protein YxiE-like: MAETKVAAAAAGPVEEGGSKTVVVVGVDDSDHSYSALEWAVRYVATASEATELVVVHAKQGSSSVFTMGGAAVAGDVSGYVEEDLRKKADEVVEKARSLCVANSVEGVVEVMDGQPGNVICNAVEKHGADILVVGSQGYGAIRRAFLGSVSDYCAHNANCSVMIVKQPKIKK; encoded by the exons ATGGCGGAGACCAaggtagcagcggcggcggcgggtccgGTGGAGGAGGGGGGGAGCAAgacggtggtggtggtcggcgtgGACGATAGCGACCACAGCTACAGCGCGCTTGAGTGGGCCGTGAGGTACGTGGCGACGGCCAGCGAGGCAACGGAGCTCGTCGTCGTCCACGCCAAGCAGGGCTCGTCATCCGTCTTCACCATGGGCGGCGCCG CCGTTGCCGGAGACGTGTCGGGGTACGTGGAGGAGGACCTGCGCAAGAAGGCCGATGAAGTCGTCGAGAAGGCGCGCAGCCTCTGCGTCGCCAACTCG GTGGAGGGTGTTGTGGAGGTGATGGATGGGCAGCCGGGGAACGTCATCTGCAACGCGGTCGAGAAGCACGGCGCTGATATCCTTGTCGTCGGCAGCCAGGGCTACGGCGCCATCAGGAG GGCATTTCTTGGGAGCGTGAGCGACTACTGCGCCCACAACGCGAACTGCTCGGTGATGATAGTGAAGCAGCCCAAGATCAAGAAATGA
- the LOC124673040 gene encoding serine/arginine-rich-splicing factor SR34-like isoform X1 has product MSRRWSRTIYVGNLPGDIREREVEDLFYKYGKIVEIDLKVPPRPPGFAFVEFEDPRDAEDAIHGRDGYNFDGNRLRVELAHGGRANSSSIPNSFGGGGGGRRGGVSRHTEYRVLVTGLPSSASWQDLKDHMRKAGDVCFSEVYREGGGTIGIVDYTNYDDMKYAIRKLDDTEFKNAFSRAPIRVKEYAGKNSRSYSRSRSRSRSRSYSRSRSPSKSPKKKPSRRSASRSRSRSVSSHSPAESKGRSPSRSPAKSMSPNASPANGVAASPKKRSPSRSPSRSRSPDAKSE; this is encoded by the exons ATGAGTAGGCGCTGGAGCCGGACTATTTACGTTGGGAACCTCCCTGGGGATATCCGGGAGAGGGAGGTGGAAGATCTGTTCTACAAG TATGGAAAGATAGTTGAAATTGACTTGAAGGTCCCCCCAAGGCCACCTGGCTTTGCTTTCGTGGAG TTTGAAGATCCCCGTGATGCTGAAGATGCGATTCATGGTCGAGATGGCTATAACTTTGATGGGAACCGGCTGAGG GTCGAACTTGCACATGGCGGGAGGGCTAACTCTTCATCCATCCCGAACagctttggtggtggtggtggaggacgcCGTGGTGGTGTCTCCAGGCACACGGAATATCGTG TTCTGGTTACTGGACTACCTTCTTCTGCATCATGGCAGGATCTGAAG GACCATATGAGAAAGGCTGGTGATGTTTGTTTCTCTGAGGTTTACCGTGAGGGTGGTG GTACAATAGGAATTGTTGATTATACAAACTATGATGATATGAAGTACGCT ATAAGGAAGCTTGATGATACTGAATTTAAAAACGCCTTCTCTCGGGCGCCTATAAGG GTGAAGGAGTATGCTGGCAAAAACAGTCGCTCCTATTCACGAAGCCGCAGCAGAAGCCGAAGTCGCAGCTACAGCAGAAGCAGGAGTCCAAG CAAGTCTCCAAAGAAAAAACCTTCACGCCGTTCAGCGTCAAGATCTCGGTCGAGATCAGTGTCTTCTCATTCACCAGCAGAGTCAAAGGGACGTTCTCCATCAAG ATCACCAGCAAAATCAATGTCCCCTAATGCATCT CCTGCCAATGGTGTAGCAGCAAGCCCAAAGAAACGTAGCCCAAGCAGGAGCCCATCACGTTCCCGATCTCCTGAT GCCAAATCAGAATAA
- the LOC124673041 gene encoding universal stress protein YxiE-like, whose amino-acid sequence MAETNAAPAPAAAAAEEEDCSSRKMVVVVGVDDSDHSYSALEWAVRHVAAAADAELVVVHGKPSASSVVTFGSPGAGDVVRFVEADLRKRAEDVVDKARRLCIANSVHGLIEVIEDEPRYVLCNAVEKHGADLLVVGSHGYGAIKRAFLGSVSDYCTHHALCSVMIVKQNKPKK is encoded by the exons ATGGCGGAGACCAATGCTGCACCTGcaccagcggcagcggcggcggaggaggaggattgcAGCAGcaggaagatggtggtggtggtcggcgtgGACGACAGCGACCACAGCTACAGCGCGCTCGAGTGGGCCGTGCGGCACGTGGCGGCGGCCGCGGATGCCGAGCTCGTCGTCGTCCACGGcaagccgtccgcctcctccgtcGTCACCTTCGGCAGCCCCG GCGCCGGGGACGTGGTGAGGTTCGTGGAGGCGGACTTGCGCAAGAGGGCAGAGGACGTCGTCGACAAGGCGCGCCGCCTCTGCATCGCCAACTCG GTTCACGGCCTGATAGAGGTGATCGAAGATGAGCCGAGGTACGTCCTCTGCAACGCCGTCGAGAAGCACGGCGCAGATCTGCTCGTCGTTGGAAGCCATGGCTACGGCGCTATCAAGAG GGCGTTTCTTGGGAGCGTGAGCGACTACTGCACCCACCACGCGCTTTGTTCCGTCATGATAGTGAAGCAGAATAAGCCCAAGAAATGA